From Elephas maximus indicus isolate mEleMax1 chromosome 25, mEleMax1 primary haplotype, whole genome shotgun sequence, the proteins below share one genomic window:
- the PDRG1 gene encoding p53 and DNA damage-regulated protein 1 isoform X1, with protein MLSPEAERVLRYLVEVEELAEEVLSTKRQIVDLDTKRNQNREALRALQKDLSLSEDVMVCFGSMFIKMSHPQTKEMIEKDQVRLDSEIEQLRKQLKLNVSRLFEAQGWSTEWVLLINPGGCSLVRKALQRPAPGMDEWGCP; from the exons ATGCTGTCACCGGAGGCAGAGCGGGTCCTGCGGTACCTGGTGGAGGTGGAGGAGCTCGCCGAGGAGGTGTTGTCGACCAAGCGGCAG ATTGTGGACCTGGACACCAAACGGAATCAGAACCGAGAGGCCCTGAGAGCCCTGCAGAAGGATCTCAGCCTCTCTG AAGATGTGATGGTTTGCTTCGGGAGTATGTTTATCAAGATGTCTCACCCTCAGACGAAGGAAATGATTGAGAAAG ATCAGGTGCGTCTGGATAGCGAAATAGAGCAACTCCGGAAACAACTTAAACTGAACGTCAGCCGCCTCTTTGAGGCCCAAG GATGGAGCACAGAGTGGGTGCTGCTTATCAACCCTGGTGGCTGCTCTTTAGTCAGGAAGGCCTTGCAGAGACCTGCACCAGGAATGGACGAGTGGGGCTGCCCCTAA
- the PDRG1 gene encoding p53 and DNA damage-regulated protein 1 isoform X3: MLSPEAERVLRYLVEVEELAEEVLSTKRQIVDLDTKRNQNREALRALQKDLSLSDQVRLDSEIEQLRKQLKLNVSRLFEAQGWSTEWVLLINPGGCSLVRKALQRPAPGMDEWGCP; the protein is encoded by the exons ATGCTGTCACCGGAGGCAGAGCGGGTCCTGCGGTACCTGGTGGAGGTGGAGGAGCTCGCCGAGGAGGTGTTGTCGACCAAGCGGCAG ATTGTGGACCTGGACACCAAACGGAATCAGAACCGAGAGGCCCTGAGAGCCCTGCAGAAGGATCTCAGCCTCTCTG ATCAGGTGCGTCTGGATAGCGAAATAGAGCAACTCCGGAAACAACTTAAACTGAACGTCAGCCGCCTCTTTGAGGCCCAAG GATGGAGCACAGAGTGGGTGCTGCTTATCAACCCTGGTGGCTGCTCTTTAGTCAGGAAGGCCTTGCAGAGACCTGCACCAGGAATGGACGAGTGGGGCTGCCCCTAA
- the PDRG1 gene encoding p53 and DNA damage-regulated protein 1 isoform X2, whose translation MLSPEAERVLRYLVEVEELAEEVLSTKRQIVDLDTKRNQNREALRALQKDLSLSEDVMVCFGSMFIKMSHPQTKEMIEKDQVRLDSEIEQLRKQLKLNVSRLFEAQGKPELKGFNLNPLNQDELKAVKVILKG comes from the exons ATGCTGTCACCGGAGGCAGAGCGGGTCCTGCGGTACCTGGTGGAGGTGGAGGAGCTCGCCGAGGAGGTGTTGTCGACCAAGCGGCAG ATTGTGGACCTGGACACCAAACGGAATCAGAACCGAGAGGCCCTGAGAGCCCTGCAGAAGGATCTCAGCCTCTCTG AAGATGTGATGGTTTGCTTCGGGAGTATGTTTATCAAGATGTCTCACCCTCAGACGAAGGAAATGATTGAGAAAG ATCAGGTGCGTCTGGATAGCGAAATAGAGCAACTCCGGAAACAACTTAAACTGAACGTCAGCCGCCTCTTTGAGGCCCAAG GAAAGCCGGAGCTGAAGGGCTTTAACTTGAACCCCCTCAACCAGGATGAGCTTAAAGCTGTCAAGGTCATCTTAAAAGGATGA